The following proteins come from a genomic window of Schistocerca gregaria isolate iqSchGreg1 chromosome X, iqSchGreg1.2, whole genome shotgun sequence:
- the LOC126299324 gene encoding uncharacterized protein LOC126299324 isoform X1 translates to MEPFYSLLSVMGLAVVCPSIFCFDFDIIGSLPPEIAITILRQLDEEALWAASRVSRRWSRLCRADAVLQRRLRQQEALRRRRAEARVWAVQFAAAPAGRDLQTALKVRNIRRPLQHVPAGRPQPYAAPASAQNTKTQKKSRRLPAPGAQGASLLSRGSSTTSANRPLRI, encoded by the exons ATGGAGCCTTTCTACTCGCTGTTGTCTGTGATGGGGCTGGCGGTCGTGTGTCCGTCCATCTTTTGTTTCGACTTTGATATCATCGGCAGCCTACCACCAGAAATCGCGATAACCATCTTGAG GCAGCTTGACGAAGAGGCACTGTGGGCGGCGAGCCGCGTGAGTCGCCGCTGGAGCCGGCTGTGCAGGGCGGACGCGGTGCTGCAGCGGAGGCTGCGCCAGCAAGAGGCGCTGCGCCGGCGGCGGGCAGAGGCGCGCGTCTGGGCCGTCCAATTCGCTGCCGCGCCTGCCGGCAGGGATCTGCAGACCGCGCTGAAGGTGCGCAACATCAGGCGGCCGCTCCAACACGTCCCAGCAG GTCGACCGCAGCCGTATGCAGCTCCTGCGAGCGCGCAGAATACGAAGACGCAGAAGAAATCGAGGCGGTTGCCAGCACCTGGTGCTCAGGGTGCGTCCCTGTTGTCTCGAGGCAGCTCCACTACTTCTGCCAACAGACCGTTACGaatatga
- the LOC126299324 gene encoding uncharacterized protein LOC126299324 isoform X2 yields the protein MEYQIFNRQLDEEALWAASRVSRRWSRLCRADAVLQRRLRQQEALRRRRAEARVWAVQFAAAPAGRDLQTALKVRNIRRPLQHVPAGRPQPYAAPASAQNTKTQKKSRRLPAPGAQGASLLSRGSSTTSANRPLRI from the exons ATGGAATATCAAATATTTAATAG GCAGCTTGACGAAGAGGCACTGTGGGCGGCGAGCCGCGTGAGTCGCCGCTGGAGCCGGCTGTGCAGGGCGGACGCGGTGCTGCAGCGGAGGCTGCGCCAGCAAGAGGCGCTGCGCCGGCGGCGGGCAGAGGCGCGCGTCTGGGCCGTCCAATTCGCTGCCGCGCCTGCCGGCAGGGATCTGCAGACCGCGCTGAAGGTGCGCAACATCAGGCGGCCGCTCCAACACGTCCCAGCAG GTCGACCGCAGCCGTATGCAGCTCCTGCGAGCGCGCAGAATACGAAGACGCAGAAGAAATCGAGGCGGTTGCCAGCACCTGGTGCTCAGGGTGCGTCCCTGTTGTCTCGAGGCAGCTCCACTACTTCTGCCAACAGACCGTTACGaatatga